One window of Brevibacillus choshinensis genomic DNA carries:
- a CDS encoding ABC transporter ATP-binding protein, whose product MLKISRVNKVFNAGTVNEKIALRNVNLHVKRGEFITVIGSNGAGKSTMMNIISGGMLPDEGSITIDGNDVTRMGEHQRAGLIGRVFQDPMAGTAPNMTIEENLAIALARGQRRKLSFGVNNHKRELFREQLKQLDQGLENRLKTKVGFLSGGQRQALSLLMATFTEPKILLLDEHTAALDPKRAQLIVDLTEKIVERHTLTTIMVTHNMEQALNMGNRLLMLHDGGIILDIPDEKKRTMKPQDLLRAFETARGGESFSEDRFLLT is encoded by the coding sequence ATGCTTAAGATTTCGAGAGTCAATAAAGTATTCAATGCGGGAACGGTCAACGAAAAGATCGCCCTGCGTAATGTTAACCTGCATGTCAAACGCGGAGAGTTCATCACCGTCATCGGTAGTAACGGTGCAGGTAAATCTACGATGATGAATATCATCTCCGGAGGAATGCTACCGGATGAAGGTAGTATCACGATTGATGGTAATGATGTGACCCGCATGGGAGAGCATCAACGGGCAGGACTGATCGGTCGCGTATTCCAGGATCCGATGGCTGGGACAGCTCCCAACATGACGATCGAAGAAAACCTGGCGATCGCACTGGCGAGGGGACAACGTCGGAAGCTGTCCTTTGGCGTAAACAACCACAAGCGGGAGCTGTTCCGCGAGCAATTGAAACAGCTGGACCAAGGACTTGAGAATCGCCTGAAAACAAAAGTTGGCTTTCTCTCGGGAGGTCAGCGACAAGCGCTCAGCCTCCTGATGGCGACCTTTACAGAGCCAAAGATTCTGCTCCTCGATGAGCACACAGCAGCACTCGACCCCAAACGGGCACAGTTGATTGTAGATTTGACGGAAAAGATCGTGGAACGCCACACTCTGACGACGATCATGGTCACGCACAACATGGAGCAAGCGTTGAATATGGGAAACCGTTTGCTCATGCTGCATGATGGTGGTATCATCCTCGACATTCCGGATGAGAAGAAACGCACGATGAAACCGCAGGACCTGTTGCGAGCCTTTGAAACGGCCCGCGGTGGTGAAAGCTTTAGCGAAGACCGTTTCTTGTTGACTTAG
- a CDS encoding MDR family MFS transporter, giving the protein MNLIPHSLTRLIATYPPILWVRLFGETLTSLSSAMIAPFLVLYLSEHIGSSITWTMLIIGLQPFSEILLTLFAGGVTDRFRRKTVMLVSLLLQGLAMLAMAWADSLAAFALLYVVNGAGRSLFIPASRAHLADSIAGTQMASAFALLSTAGSIGAALGPLVGVLIYQYDPALAFLFTAMSLLLYAIAVWWKVPHTQPAIASENTASETYMNGPLQTYRPALAIMFLSLPISLFYAQTETNLQLHFKQTMPDYLQTLATLVSAKGIMLILLEFWLVKWTQKLPTRLLISGSYFCFLIVALGYAFLDSLPALIALQLIWVIGESIGITQLLTFVTRVAPPSMRGRYFAITGTHWDISRTCGPYLGSLVLIHFGGATLFVFVAAVLLIGGWAMYAYLARKEKAFPIVQEG; this is encoded by the coding sequence ATGAACCTCATTCCTCATTCCCTCACACGCCTAATCGCTACGTACCCGCCCATCTTGTGGGTCAGGCTGTTCGGAGAAACACTCACTTCTCTATCCAGCGCAATGATTGCTCCATTTTTGGTCTTATACTTGAGTGAGCATATCGGTAGCTCTATTACTTGGACCATGCTGATCATCGGTTTACAACCATTCTCTGAAATCTTGCTCACGCTGTTTGCTGGTGGCGTGACGGATCGGTTTCGGCGAAAAACGGTTATGCTGGTCTCCCTACTGCTCCAAGGCTTGGCGATGCTCGCTATGGCGTGGGCAGACTCGCTCGCTGCCTTTGCCTTGCTTTACGTGGTCAACGGAGCAGGACGCTCCCTGTTCATTCCAGCGAGCCGTGCCCATCTCGCGGACTCCATTGCTGGGACTCAAATGGCGAGCGCATTTGCCCTCTTAAGCACCGCAGGCAGTATCGGAGCTGCTTTAGGCCCTCTAGTCGGTGTGTTGATCTACCAGTACGATCCTGCTCTCGCCTTTTTATTCACGGCAATGTCCCTGCTGCTGTATGCAATCGCTGTCTGGTGGAAGGTCCCCCATACGCAGCCTGCCATCGCGTCAGAGAATACAGCATCTGAAACGTATATGAACGGCCCCTTACAGACCTATCGACCGGCTCTCGCCATCATGTTTTTATCTTTACCGATCAGTTTGTTCTACGCGCAAACAGAAACGAATCTGCAACTGCACTTCAAGCAAACGATGCCCGACTACTTACAAACATTGGCGACCCTCGTCTCCGCAAAAGGCATCATGCTCATCCTTCTCGAATTTTGGCTGGTCAAGTGGACGCAAAAGCTCCCTACACGCCTGCTCATCAGCGGATCGTACTTCTGTTTTTTGATCGTTGCACTCGGCTATGCCTTCCTCGATTCACTTCCTGCACTGATCGCCCTGCAGCTGATTTGGGTTATTGGCGAAAGCATTGGTATTACACAGCTTTTGACATTCGTCACCAGAGTTGCACCTCCCTCGATGCGGGGACGCTACTTTGCGATCACTGGGACCCATTGGGACATCTCCCGCACATGCGGACCTTATTTGGGCAGTCTCGTCTTGATCCATTTCGGAGGTGCCACGCTGTTCGTGTTCGTCGCAGCTGTTCTCCTCATTGGCGGCTGGGCCATGTATGCGTATCTGGCTAGAAAAGAAAAAGCCTTCCCGATAGTACAGGAAGGCTGA
- a CDS encoding SgrR family transcriptional regulator: MREESVVVSMQLVEQYVRLFAGRPNLKQGTPADISLAEVADILYCTHRNATLTLKKMQNQGWLHWQPGRGRGNRSVLTCLLAPDDLVFTVAKELVQKGDIQGSRQLIGQYQQEWQGLEEDYSRWMSSQFGLSVSREKGNGERVDTLRFFVSGPFRILDPIRVLLRSQTHLVKHIFDTLVRFDPATRTIVGQLAFFWESDELGKEWTLYLRKGVLFHHGRQMNAEDVCYSLLRLMEAPSRHRWLTHSIQSVQAIEDHIVIVTLQQPNHLFLHALSKEYVSIVPKDYVVQMGEGFAARPVGTGPFKVIRNDDSMLVLEAFQPYFAGRPFLDRVELWCVPELQDEAETNHLQLLRCTTGAGIVPEQDGVWNGVSRHEQSFQYVSLNGAKPGPLHDLSFRAAVAAILSGEALRADLKGSRQPVEAWGEAVPFLPEEEMSAFLKNGKDCDYSGEKLLLYTYPDLDHVEDAMWIQARCAQYGIPIEIVYVDPEELAQSAMLREADLIVDSANVDERLELSLLEFVYAEALSIHHHVDEQGRKKVEKQMKSLLEAKTKTDREDEMKKILAILQKRHTFVPLYSNRIEMQAHPRLSGISLDAYGWVDFSRVFVRA; this comes from the coding sequence TTGAGAGAAGAATCGGTGGTGGTATCGATGCAGCTGGTAGAACAATACGTGCGTTTATTTGCAGGGCGTCCGAATCTGAAACAGGGGACACCTGCTGACATATCATTGGCGGAAGTTGCAGATATTCTGTATTGCACACATCGCAATGCGACGTTGACGTTAAAGAAAATGCAAAACCAAGGGTGGCTCCATTGGCAGCCAGGTCGAGGGCGAGGAAACCGCTCTGTGCTCACCTGCCTGCTAGCACCAGACGATCTGGTGTTTACGGTTGCCAAAGAGCTCGTACAAAAAGGGGACATACAAGGCTCCAGACAACTGATTGGTCAGTATCAACAGGAGTGGCAGGGGCTAGAGGAAGATTATTCACGGTGGATGAGCAGCCAGTTTGGTTTGAGCGTTTCGCGGGAAAAAGGAAATGGGGAACGAGTGGACACCCTGCGTTTCTTTGTTAGTGGTCCGTTTCGCATCCTCGATCCGATTCGGGTGCTGTTGCGCTCGCAAACTCATTTGGTCAAACACATTTTCGATACGCTCGTCCGATTTGATCCTGCGACGAGAACAATCGTGGGTCAGCTCGCCTTTTTCTGGGAGTCTGATGAGCTAGGGAAAGAGTGGACGCTGTATCTGCGAAAAGGAGTCTTGTTTCATCACGGGCGTCAGATGAACGCAGAGGATGTCTGCTATTCGTTGCTACGCTTGATGGAGGCACCATCCAGGCATCGTTGGCTGACTCATTCGATTCAATCTGTCCAGGCCATAGAGGATCACATCGTTATCGTGACTCTGCAGCAGCCGAACCATTTATTTCTCCATGCATTGAGCAAGGAGTACGTATCTATTGTGCCAAAAGATTACGTGGTACAGATGGGAGAGGGCTTTGCAGCTAGGCCAGTGGGTACTGGACCCTTCAAAGTGATCCGCAACGATGACTCTATGCTCGTCCTCGAAGCGTTTCAGCCTTATTTCGCTGGGCGCCCATTCCTCGATCGCGTCGAGCTATGGTGTGTGCCTGAGTTGCAGGATGAAGCAGAAACGAATCATCTACAGCTACTGAGGTGTACGACAGGAGCGGGAATCGTGCCCGAGCAAGATGGGGTTTGGAATGGCGTGTCCCGACACGAACAGAGCTTTCAATATGTAAGTCTCAATGGAGCCAAGCCGGGTCCTTTACACGATCTTTCCTTTCGTGCGGCTGTGGCAGCTATTCTTTCTGGGGAAGCGTTGCGGGCGGATCTGAAAGGCTCGAGGCAGCCTGTGGAGGCATGGGGGGAAGCAGTCCCGTTTTTACCCGAAGAAGAGATGAGCGCTTTCCTGAAAAATGGGAAGGATTGTGACTATTCCGGGGAAAAGCTGCTTTTATATACGTATCCTGATCTGGATCATGTGGAAGATGCGATGTGGATTCAGGCAAGATGTGCCCAATATGGGATTCCTATTGAAATCGTCTACGTTGATCCTGAAGAGCTGGCGCAATCGGCGATGCTCCGGGAGGCTGATCTAATCGTAGACAGCGCGAATGTGGACGAACGATTGGAATTATCCTTGCTGGAGTTTGTCTATGCGGAGGCGCTGAGCATCCACCATCATGTAGACGAGCAAGGCAGGAAAAAGGTAGAGAAGCAGATGAAAAGCTTGCTTGAGGCGAAAACCAAAACCGATCGTGAGGATGAGATGAAGAAAATTCTCGCGATTCTTCAGAAGCGACACACGTTTGTCCCGCTGTATTCCAATCGGATCGAGATGCAAGCACACCCGCGTTTATCCGGTATTTCTCTGGATGCGTATGGGTGGGTTGACTTTTCTCGGGTTTTTGTGCGAGCATAG
- a CDS encoding tellurite resistance TerB family protein, translating to MYTKTEKDKHLVFASIRLMICVGHADGYIGNKEVNRIHEMVNSEHFTLKERQILMDDMDYPKRPEVIVEDMIDLTQSEKLMMMRKLYHMALIDRKLSPKESKEIARIACLIGISEEKQAQVEEWITDGIRWRERWDEIVAD from the coding sequence GTGTATACGAAAACAGAGAAGGACAAACATCTTGTGTTTGCTTCCATACGCTTGATGATATGTGTCGGACATGCCGACGGTTATATAGGGAATAAAGAAGTGAATCGGATTCATGAAATGGTAAATTCAGAACATTTCACGCTGAAGGAACGGCAAATCTTGATGGACGACATGGACTATCCGAAGCGTCCTGAGGTCATTGTCGAGGACATGATCGACCTGACTCAATCGGAAAAGCTGATGATGATGCGCAAGCTCTATCATATGGCGCTGATTGATCGCAAGCTGTCTCCAAAGGAATCGAAAGAAATTGCTCGGATTGCCTGCCTGATTGGGATTTCTGAGGAGAAACAGGCACAGGTAGAAGAGTGGATTACCGATGGGATCAGATGGCGTGAGCGCTGGGACGAAATCGTGGCAGATTAG
- the surE gene encoding 5'/3'-nucleotidase SurE, translating into MLRILITNDDGIEALGIKRLAEALLTLEDTEIYIVAPQEEKSGVGHGVTFRSALEPQKHDFYGLPVKAWAINGNPADCIKAAYHLLFEDDQKPDLVFSGINVGTNLGRDIYYSGTCSGAREAVILGVPGIALSYDNWFDQDNYGEVVQMIQPLVKDFTEKALKGELPQQVFWNVNIPHVPLDEVKGIVPASLSLNHYVDKYNQEGAGYFLMREYPAVMPLAEPLDYDLLKNGYIAITPVHIDATDRSLLKQMDEWSFVKSSGKREG; encoded by the coding sequence ATGTTGCGTATCTTGATTACGAACGACGACGGTATTGAGGCGCTGGGGATTAAAAGACTGGCGGAAGCACTGCTCACGCTAGAAGATACAGAAATTTACATCGTTGCACCCCAAGAAGAAAAAAGTGGCGTCGGGCATGGGGTTACCTTTCGCAGTGCGTTGGAACCGCAAAAACATGACTTCTACGGCCTTCCAGTAAAGGCATGGGCTATCAATGGAAATCCCGCCGACTGTATCAAAGCGGCGTATCATCTTCTGTTCGAGGACGATCAAAAACCGGATCTCGTCTTTTCCGGCATAAATGTGGGGACGAACCTCGGGCGTGACATTTACTATTCAGGCACGTGCAGTGGGGCTCGTGAAGCAGTTATTCTCGGGGTTCCTGGTATTGCGCTGTCCTATGACAACTGGTTTGATCAAGATAACTACGGCGAAGTGGTCCAGATGATTCAGCCACTCGTCAAAGACTTTACGGAAAAAGCGTTAAAGGGCGAGCTGCCACAGCAAGTATTCTGGAATGTAAACATCCCACATGTGCCGTTGGATGAAGTGAAAGGCATCGTGCCTGCTTCGCTTTCCTTGAACCATTACGTAGATAAATACAACCAGGAGGGAGCGGGCTACTTCTTGATGCGGGAATATCCAGCAGTCATGCCGCTTGCCGAGCCACTCGATTACGACTTGCTCAAAAATGGATACATCGCCATCACGCCGGTTCATATCGACGCAACAGACCGCAGTCTTTTGAAGCAAATGGACGAATGGTCATTCGTCAAATCGTCTGGGAAACGTGAGGGATAA